The following coding sequences lie in one Halogeometricum rufum genomic window:
- a CDS encoding ester cyclase, producing MDESVRTRAEELQREYTETVWNRGEVDGADEHFADDVVVHDVPQTADYEGRDAFKQWVQEIRTAFPDFEVDVEGVVVGDDAIVARWVARGTNEGELSAFGVPPTGESVEWSGVTVYEMEGEEIVEAWWYYDMLGLLTQLGTIPEAPTA from the coding sequence ATGGACGAGTCCGTTCGAACGAGGGCCGAGGAACTGCAACGGGAGTACACGGAGACCGTCTGGAATCGGGGGGAGGTGGACGGAGCGGACGAACACTTCGCGGACGACGTCGTCGTCCACGACGTCCCGCAGACGGCAGACTACGAGGGGCGAGACGCGTTCAAGCAGTGGGTGCAGGAGATTCGCACGGCGTTCCCCGATTTCGAGGTGGACGTCGAAGGCGTCGTCGTCGGCGACGATGCCATCGTCGCCCGGTGGGTGGCCCGCGGGACGAACGAGGGTGAACTCTCGGCGTTCGGCGTGCCCCCGACCGGCGAGTCCGTCGAGTGGTCGGGCGTCACCGTCTACGAGATGGAGGGAGAGGAGATAGTCGAGGCGTGGTGGTACTACGACATGCTCGGACTCCTCACGCAACTCGGGACGATACCCGAGGCACCGACGGCCTGA
- a CDS encoding DHH family phosphoesterase, whose translation MSADGVTTADGPVPEMEDHAADCAARLRDADRVLLASHIDADGLTSAAIAATALERAEIPFETVFSKQLDETEVAKIAATEYETVLFTDFGSGQLDVIAAHERAGDFDPVIADHHQPADADTDYHLNPLRFGIDGASELSGAGASYVLARALEPADGANRDLAGLAVVGAVGDMQNSQGGLHGANAGIVADGVEAGVLEEATDLVIYGRQTRPLPKFLEYASDVRIPGISNDQNGAIEFLSELDLDLKTDGDWRRWVDLSMAERKTVVSALMRRAIASGVPANRIDDLVGTTYSLLDEEEGTELRDVSEFSTLLNATARYERADVGLAVCLGDRDEALERARKLLRNHRRNLSEGLQWVKNEGVTVEENVQWFDAGTRIRETIVGIVAGMAVGAAGIRGDVPILAFAEKSADEVKVSARGSHVLVRQGLDLSTVMREASRAVGGDGGGHDVAAGATIPAGTRETFVAEADRIVGEQLE comes from the coding sequence ATGAGCGCGGACGGTGTCACGACGGCCGACGGCCCGGTGCCGGAGATGGAAGACCACGCCGCCGACTGCGCCGCGCGGTTGCGCGACGCCGACCGAGTCCTCCTCGCCTCGCACATCGACGCCGACGGCCTGACGAGTGCCGCCATCGCCGCTACGGCGCTGGAACGCGCGGAAATCCCGTTCGAGACGGTGTTCTCGAAGCAGTTGGACGAGACGGAGGTGGCGAAGATAGCCGCGACGGAGTACGAGACGGTGCTTTTCACGGACTTCGGCAGCGGGCAGTTGGACGTCATCGCGGCGCACGAGAGGGCGGGCGACTTCGACCCGGTCATCGCCGACCACCACCAACCGGCCGACGCCGACACCGACTACCACCTCAACCCCCTCCGGTTCGGCATCGACGGCGCGTCGGAACTGTCCGGCGCGGGCGCGAGTTACGTCCTCGCGCGGGCGCTGGAACCGGCAGACGGCGCGAACCGCGATTTGGCGGGCCTCGCCGTCGTCGGCGCGGTGGGCGACATGCAGAACTCGCAGGGCGGCCTCCACGGTGCGAACGCCGGCATCGTCGCCGACGGCGTCGAAGCGGGGGTGCTGGAGGAGGCCACCGACCTCGTCATCTACGGACGGCAGACCCGTCCGCTCCCGAAGTTCTTAGAGTACGCCAGCGACGTGCGCATCCCCGGTATCTCGAACGACCAGAACGGCGCCATCGAGTTCCTCTCGGAACTCGACCTCGACTTGAAGACCGACGGCGACTGGCGGCGGTGGGTGGACCTGTCGATGGCGGAGCGAAAGACCGTCGTCAGCGCGCTGATGCGCCGCGCCATCGCCTCGGGCGTGCCCGCGAACCGCATCGACGACCTGGTGGGGACGACGTACTCGCTGCTGGACGAGGAAGAGGGGACGGAACTCCGCGACGTGAGCGAGTTCTCCACCCTGCTGAACGCCACCGCGCGGTACGAACGCGCCGACGTGGGACTGGCCGTGTGCCTCGGCGACAGGGATGAAGCGCTCGAACGCGCGCGGAAACTCCTGCGCAACCACCGTCGGAACCTCTCGGAGGGGCTGCAGTGGGTGAAGAACGAGGGCGTCACCGTCGAGGAGAACGTCCAGTGGTTCGACGCCGGGACGCGCATCCGCGAGACTATCGTCGGCATCGTCGCCGGGATGGCCGTCGGCGCGGCGGGAATCCGCGGCGACGTCCCCATCCTCGCGTTCGCCGAGAAGTCCGCCGACGAGGTGAAGGTGTCCGCCCGCGGGTCGCACGTCCTCGTTCGGCAGGGACTGGACCTCTCGACGGTGATGCGGGAGGCGTCGCGGGCCGTCGGCGGCGACGGCGGCGGCCACGACGTCGCCGCGGGCGCGACCATCCCCGCGGGCACCCGCGAGACTTTCGTCGCGGAAGCCGACCGAATCGTCGGCGAACAACTCGAGTGA
- a CDS encoding MFS transporter, which yields MSESGSWRTVGVVAGWQTAASLCYYSIFAATGFLRESFGLTESLVGVFLTAALLGYTVSLFPSGAAVDGYGEKPVMAVGLVALAAATVGVSFAPSYALLLVAGALLGVAYSVAMPGTNRGIVAGAPPGRSNLAMGLKQVGVTAGSGAASLLVTGVAAVAAWQVGFWVVAVLACVYAVGFAVVYGGKPGSGDLTWPELGGLRSNRAYVALVAAGFFVGAAIYSMLGYTVLYVEDVVGASVAVGGAVLAATQVVGSLGRIGAGTLADRLGGARGAATVALGQSVAAAGLFAVLVGVGGSLLVTVAVFVGLGVTIHGSTGVFYSCLSDVVADDDIGAATAGGQTALNAGGLLAPPAFGLVVEGPGYGTAWAFVAVVTVAGAALLFAVRRRL from the coding sequence GTGAGCGAGTCGGGGTCGTGGCGGACCGTCGGCGTCGTCGCCGGGTGGCAGACGGCGGCCAGCCTCTGTTACTACAGCATCTTCGCCGCGACGGGCTTCCTCCGCGAGTCGTTCGGCCTCACGGAGTCGCTGGTCGGCGTCTTCCTCACCGCGGCGCTACTCGGCTACACGGTGTCGCTGTTCCCGAGCGGTGCCGCCGTGGACGGCTACGGCGAGAAGCCGGTGATGGCCGTCGGCCTCGTCGCCCTCGCCGCGGCCACCGTCGGCGTCTCCTTCGCGCCGAGTTACGCGCTGTTGCTCGTCGCCGGCGCGCTCCTCGGGGTGGCGTACTCGGTTGCGATGCCCGGCACGAACCGCGGCATCGTCGCCGGAGCGCCCCCCGGCCGGTCGAACCTCGCCATGGGGCTGAAACAGGTCGGCGTCACCGCCGGGAGCGGCGCGGCGTCGCTGCTCGTCACCGGCGTCGCCGCCGTCGCCGCGTGGCAGGTGGGCTTCTGGGTCGTCGCCGTCCTCGCCTGCGTCTACGCCGTCGGGTTCGCCGTCGTCTACGGCGGGAAGCCCGGCAGCGGCGACCTGACGTGGCCCGAACTGGGCGGCCTGCGGTCGAACCGCGCCTACGTGGCGCTGGTCGCCGCGGGCTTCTTCGTCGGCGCGGCCATCTACTCGATGCTCGGCTACACCGTCCTCTACGTCGAGGACGTGGTGGGCGCGAGCGTCGCCGTCGGCGGCGCCGTCCTCGCGGCGACGCAGGTGGTCGGCAGCCTCGGCCGCATCGGCGCGGGGACGCTGGCGGACCGCCTCGGCGGTGCGCGCGGTGCGGCCACCGTCGCCCTCGGGCAGTCCGTCGCCGCCGCCGGACTGTTCGCCGTCCTCGTCGGCGTCGGCGGGTCGCTCCTCGTCACCGTCGCCGTGTTCGTCGGCCTCGGCGTCACCATCCACGGCTCGACGGGCGTCTTCTACTCCTGCCTGAGCGACGTGGTGGCCGACGACGACATCGGCGCGGCGACGGCGGGCGGACAGACGGCGCTGAACGCCGGGGGACTGCTCGCGCCGCCCGCGTTCGGACTCGTCGTCGAGGGACCGGGCTACGGGACGGCGTGGGCGTTCGTCGCCGTCGTCACCGTCGCCGGCGCGGCCCTGCTGTTCGCCGTCAGACGGCGGCTGTGA
- a CDS encoding uroporphyrinogen-III synthase → MSQQVRVAVFRPDDDRMADAVELLDSLGATPVPDPMLAVEPTGATPEPGAYVVLTSKTGVELLAESGWDPGDATLVCIGPATADAARDAGWTVDVVPAEYTSAGLVERLRDEVAGATVEVARSDHGSDVLVDGLRDAGADVHETVLYRLVRPEGAGQSTVMAAGGELEGVCFSSSLTVENFLDAAAERGVREEAVEGLNGLVVGVIGPPTRETAASHGIDVDVVPENADFEELACAVVEAAAPTYHE, encoded by the coding sequence GTGAGCCAGCAGGTCCGCGTGGCCGTCTTCCGCCCGGACGACGACCGAATGGCCGACGCCGTCGAACTGCTGGACTCGCTGGGCGCGACGCCCGTCCCCGACCCGATGCTCGCCGTCGAACCGACCGGCGCGACGCCCGAACCGGGCGCGTACGTCGTCCTCACGAGCAAGACGGGCGTCGAACTGCTCGCCGAGTCGGGGTGGGACCCCGGCGACGCCACGCTGGTCTGCATCGGTCCCGCGACGGCCGACGCCGCCCGCGACGCCGGGTGGACCGTCGACGTCGTCCCCGCGGAGTACACCTCGGCGGGACTGGTCGAACGCCTGCGCGACGAGGTGGCGGGCGCGACGGTGGAAGTCGCCCGGAGCGACCACGGCAGCGACGTGCTCGTCGACGGCCTGCGCGACGCGGGCGCGGACGTCCACGAGACGGTGCTGTACCGACTCGTCCGTCCCGAGGGCGCGGGGCAGTCGACGGTGATGGCCGCCGGCGGCGAGTTGGAGGGCGTCTGCTTCTCCTCCTCTCTGACCGTCGAGAACTTCCTCGACGCCGCCGCCGAACGCGGCGTGCGCGAGGAGGCCGTCGAGGGACTGAACGGACTCGTCGTCGGCGTCATCGGGCCGCCGACGCGGGAGACGGCCGCGTCGCACGGCATCGACGTGGACGTGGTCCCCGAGAACGCCGACTTCGAGGAACTGGCCTGCGCCGTCGTCGAAGCGGCCGCACCGACGTACCACGAGTGA
- the cobA gene encoding uroporphyrinogen-III C-methyltransferase produces MTVKAARLLETADVVLHDKLPGPEILERIPEEKREDVGKRAGGEWTPQEYTNKRLVELAREGKTVVRLKGGDPFVFGRGGEEMEHLAAEGIPFEVVPGITSAIGGPGTAGIPVTHRDHASSVSFVTGHEDPTKEESAVNWEALAATGGTLVVLMGVGKLPDYTAALRDAGMDPETPVALVERATWPEMRVATGTLETIVGVRDEAEIEPPAVTVVGEVAATRERVVEFLRNRTGELDSPDAAATPEGEGGDE; encoded by the coding sequence ATGACGGTGAAGGCCGCGCGTCTGCTGGAGACGGCGGACGTGGTGCTGCACGACAAGCTCCCCGGCCCGGAGATTCTGGAGCGCATCCCGGAGGAGAAACGGGAGGACGTGGGCAAGCGCGCCGGCGGCGAGTGGACGCCGCAGGAGTACACGAACAAGCGACTGGTCGAACTCGCCCGCGAGGGCAAGACCGTCGTCCGCCTGAAGGGCGGCGACCCGTTCGTCTTCGGCCGCGGCGGCGAGGAGATGGAACACCTCGCCGCCGAGGGAATCCCGTTCGAGGTGGTGCCCGGAATCACGTCGGCCATCGGCGGCCCGGGGACGGCGGGCATCCCCGTCACCCACCGCGACCACGCCTCCTCCGTCTCGTTCGTCACGGGCCACGAGGACCCGACGAAGGAGGAGTCGGCGGTGAACTGGGAGGCGCTGGCGGCCACGGGCGGCACCCTCGTCGTCCTGATGGGGGTCGGGAAACTGCCGGACTACACCGCCGCGCTCCGGGACGCCGGGATGGACCCCGAGACGCCCGTTGCACTGGTCGAACGCGCGACGTGGCCCGAGATGCGCGTCGCCACCGGCACCTTGGAGACCATCGTCGGCGTCCGCGACGAGGCGGAGATAGAGCCGCCGGCCGTCACCGTCGTCGGCGAAGTGGCCGCGACGCGCGAACGCGTGGTCGAGTTCCTCCGGAACCGGACGGGCGAACTGGACTCGCCGGACGCGGCGGCGACGCCCGAGGGCGAGGGGGGAGACGAGTGA